A DNA window from Brassica napus cultivar Da-Ae chromosome A4, Da-Ae, whole genome shotgun sequence contains the following coding sequences:
- the LOC106391445 gene encoding transcription termination factor MTEF1, chloroplastic isoform X2, with the protein MQQEALSFLSSTLPPRNHHHLFPPFSRLRLHNFPSLSFKPNSSPSSIFFPPNPPDSLSSAPSAAGALESDIHEKLLYLDTLGIDFLTLLNRHPPLLSSPLSAVKSVVDYMTTPPINFSLPDLRRLVSMCPELLTSPLTSHTIPVITFLLREVGVDSTFDLRQALRRRPRLLACSVDLQLRPTLYFLRGIGILEPRRHTYLLSCSVEGKLLPRIEFFERLGFSRRSAAAMFKRFPQLFNYSIGENYEPKLNYLMGEMGRDVREVLEFPQYFSFSLENRIKPRHVACAGRGVRLPLAVMLKTKEDGFRDALEVCCDSSPPLKTSRLCCVQKDS; encoded by the coding sequence ATGCAACAAGAAgctctctctttcctctcctccACTCTCCCTCCCCGTAACCACCACCATCTCTTTCCTCCGTTCTCTCGCCTCCGCCTCCACAACTTCCCCTCTCTCTCCTTCAAACCAAACTCATCGCCGTCATCAATCTTCTTCCCTCCCAACCCTCCAGACTCCCTCTCCTCCGCACCTTCCGCCGCCGGAGCCCTAGAATCCGACATCCACGAGAAGCTCCTCTACCTCGACACCCTCGGCATCGACTTCCTCACCCTCCTCAACCGCCACCCTCCCCTCCTCTCCTCCCCCCTCTCCGCCGTCAAATCCGTCGTCGACTACATGACCACCCCGCCGATCAACTTCTCCCTCCCGGACCTCCGCCGCCTCGTCTCCATGTGCCCGGAGCTTCTCACCTCCCCTCTCACCTCCCACACGATCCCCGtcatcaccttcctcctccGCGAAGTCGGCGTCGACTCCACCTTCGACCTCCGGCAAGCCCTCCGCCGCCGTCCCCGTCTCCTCGCCTGCAGCGTCGACCTCCAGCTGAGGCCCACGCTCTACTTCCTCCGCGGGATCGGAATCCTCGAGCCGCGGAGACACACTTACCTCCTCTCCTGCAGCGTCGAGGGCAAGCTCCTCCCGAGGATCGAGTTCTTCGAGAGGCTCGGGTTCTCGCGGCGGAGCGCCGCCGCGATGTTCAAGAGGTTCCCGCAGCTGTTTAACTACAGCATCGGTGAGAACTACGAGCCGAAGCTGAACTACTTGATGGGGGAGATGGGGAGAGACGTGAGGGAGGTTCTCGAGTTTCCTCAGTATTTCTCGTTCAGCTTGGAGAACCGGATTAAACCGAGACACGTGGCGTGCGCGGGGAGAGGGGTGAGGCTGCCGTTGGCGGTTATGTTGAAGACGAAGGAAGATGGGTTTCGGGATGCGTTGGAGGTATGTTGTGATTCTTCTCCGCCATTGAAGACCTCTCGACTTTGTTGTGTACAGAAAGATTCttga
- the LOC111215205 gene encoding transcription factor E2FA-like has product MSGGARSSPGPSQPPPPHHPPSSPSPSSSLPVVPPIRRNLAFASTKPPFSPSDYHRFAPSHLTDNDKSLVNVCELVDREDDDVVVHRSPSRKRKTTTDVVAATSDSNGLTSSGFSTLSNSPCKTPVSAKGGRVNTKSKAKGSQSIPQTPISNAVVGSPATLTPSGSCRYDSALGLLTRKFVNLIKQAKDGMLDLNKAAETLEVQKRRIYDITNVLEGIDLIEKPFKNQILWKGLDTSGPGDVDADVSVLQAEIENFSLEEQALDNEIRETEERLRELSENEKNQKWLFVTEEDIKSLPGFQNQTLIAVKAPHGTTLEVPDPDEAVDIPQRRYRIILRSTMGPIDVYLVSEFEKKFEDTNGTATPPPPACLPIASCSGSSENHEIEALTVDNKGTANEHQASQDHAHAQPGDTSDLNHLQEQVGGMLKITPSDVENDDTDYWLLSNADISMTDIWKTDSGIDWDYEIADVSTPPPVMGEIAPTGIDSTPR; this is encoded by the exons ATGTCCGGCGGCGCACGATCCTCTCCGGGACCATCTCAGCCGCCGCCGCCGCACCATCCGCCGTCATCTCCCTCTCCGTCGTCGTCTCTTCCCGTCGTGCCACCAATACGTCGGAACTTAGCGTTCGCCTCAACGAAACCGCCGTTCAGTCCCTCGGATTACCACCGATTCGCCCCTTCGCACCTCACTGACAACGATAAAAGCCTCGTGAACGTCTGCGAGCTCGTAGATCGGGAAGATGACGACGTCGTGGTTCATAGATCTCCC TCACGGAAGAGAAAGACCACAACGGATGTGGTTGCTGCTACATCTGATAGTAATGGACTCACGAGTTCTGGTTTCAGTACATTATCCAACAGTCCATGTAAGACTCCTGTTTCAGCTAAAGGAGGCAGAGTCAACACCAAGTCAAAGGCCAAAGGAAGTCAGTCAATTCCCCAAACACCCATCTCCAATGCTG TTGTAGGTTCTCCTGCCACACTAACTCCTTCTGGAAGTTGTCGCTATGACAGTGCTTTAG GTCTCCTTACAAGGAAGTTCGTGAATCTAATCAAACAAGCGAAAGATGGAATGCTGGACCTAAACAAAGCTGCAGAAACATTGGAGGTTCAGAAACGACGTATATATGATATTACGAACGTTTTGGAGGGGATTGATCTCATTGAAAAGCCTTTCAAGAATCAAATACTTTGGAA GGGACTTGATACTTCAGGGCCTGGCGATGTGGATGCTGACGTATCTGTCTTACAG GCAGAAATTGAAAACTTTTCTCTTGAGGAGCAGGCGCTAGATAACGAAATCAG AGAAACGGAGGAAAGACTAAGAGAACTGAGCGAAAATGAAAAGAACCAGAA ATGGCTTTTTGTAACTGAAGAGGACATCAAGAGTTTGCCGGGTTTCCAG AATCAGACTCTGATAGCCGTCAAAGCTCCTCATGGCACAACTTTGGAAGTCCCTGATCCAGATGAG GCGGTTGACATCCCTCAAAGGCGATACAGGATCATTCTTAGAAGTACAATGGGACCTATTGACGTATACCTTGTCAG TGAATTTGAGAAGAAGTTTGAAGACACAAATGGGACAGCtacaccaccaccaccagcaTGCTTGCCTATTGCTTCTTGCTCGGGATCTTCAGAAAACCATGAGATAGAAGCCTTAACTGTTGATAATAAAGGAACTGCCAATGAGCATCAGGCGTCTCAAGATCATGCACATGCTCAACCCGGCGATACCTCTGATCTTAATCATTTACAGGAGCAAGTAGGAGGAATGCTCAAGATTACTCCCTCTGACGTCGAA AATGATGATACGGATTACTGGCTTCTCTCCAATGCAGATATTAGCATGACGGATATTTGGAAAACAGACT CTGGTATCGATTGGGATTATGAAATAGCTGATGTGAGTACTCCACCACCGGTAATGGGTGAAATAGCTCCAACCGGTATTGACTCAACCCCGAGATGA
- the LOC106391445 gene encoding transcription termination factor MTEF1, chloroplastic isoform X1 — translation MQQEALSFLSSTLPPRNHHHLFPPFSRLRLHNFPSLSFKPNSSPSSIFFPPNPPDSLSSAPSAAGALESDIHEKLLYLDTLGIDFLTLLNRHPPLLSSPLSAVKSVVDYMTTPPINFSLPDLRRLVSMCPELLTSPLTSHTIPVITFLLREVGVDSTFDLRQALRRRPRLLACSVDLQLRPTLYFLRGIGILEPRRHTYLLSCSVEGKLLPRIEFFERLGFSRRSAAAMFKRFPQLFNYSIGENYEPKLNYLMGEMGRDVREVLEFPQYFSFSLENRIKPRHVACAGRGVRLPLAVMLKTKEDGFRDALEVQFVLNDSEELKRMKKPLVSAYILREKGR, via the exons ATGCAACAAGAAgctctctctttcctctcctccACTCTCCCTCCCCGTAACCACCACCATCTCTTTCCTCCGTTCTCTCGCCTCCGCCTCCACAACTTCCCCTCTCTCTCCTTCAAACCAAACTCATCGCCGTCATCAATCTTCTTCCCTCCCAACCCTCCAGACTCCCTCTCCTCCGCACCTTCCGCCGCCGGAGCCCTAGAATCCGACATCCACGAGAAGCTCCTCTACCTCGACACCCTCGGCATCGACTTCCTCACCCTCCTCAACCGCCACCCTCCCCTCCTCTCCTCCCCCCTCTCCGCCGTCAAATCCGTCGTCGACTACATGACCACCCCGCCGATCAACTTCTCCCTCCCGGACCTCCGCCGCCTCGTCTCCATGTGCCCGGAGCTTCTCACCTCCCCTCTCACCTCCCACACGATCCCCGtcatcaccttcctcctccGCGAAGTCGGCGTCGACTCCACCTTCGACCTCCGGCAAGCCCTCCGCCGCCGTCCCCGTCTCCTCGCCTGCAGCGTCGACCTCCAGCTGAGGCCCACGCTCTACTTCCTCCGCGGGATCGGAATCCTCGAGCCGCGGAGACACACTTACCTCCTCTCCTGCAGCGTCGAGGGCAAGCTCCTCCCGAGGATCGAGTTCTTCGAGAGGCTCGGGTTCTCGCGGCGGAGCGCCGCCGCGATGTTCAAGAGGTTCCCGCAGCTGTTTAACTACAGCATCGGTGAGAACTACGAGCCGAAGCTGAACTACTTGATGGGGGAGATGGGGAGAGACGTGAGGGAGGTTCTCGAGTTTCCTCAGTATTTCTCGTTCAGCTTGGAGAACCGGATTAAACCGAGACACGTGGCGTGCGCGGGGAGAGGGGTGAGGCTGCCGTTGGCGGTTATGTTGAAGACGAAGGAAGATGGGTTTCGGGATGCGTTGGAG gtACAGTTTGTGTTGAATGATTCCGAAGAACTCAAAAGAATGAAGAAACCGTTAGTCTCTGCCTACATtttgagagagaaaggaagGTAG